From Punica granatum isolate Tunisia-2019 chromosome 1, ASM765513v2, whole genome shotgun sequence:
GCTTACTTTTATGTTTTCATCCTTTTATTAGAgaaatttctaattttgatCCTTAACCTTTtgtaattacttttttcatcctaattcttttttagttcatatttttcttaatattagacGTTTTATTCTTATAATTCTACTGCttaattttccataaaaatgcaacattttagaaataaaatattttttaagtttatttaaaaataaattacgataataaaagaaaaaacatgaACCTATTTAAATTAATGAGAGGGAGCAAGCGTTTAGGTTGTAGGCAATTTTGGCAGGGGTAGTTTGTGTTAAAACTATCAGTACTCGAATTTGcaagtaaaaaaattgaaaaatatagaaaaaaaattaaaggcaATTATATCTTGATAGCCACAAATCATGTTTGTAACACAATGAATGATGTCGTAAAGCATAATGATGACTATAATTGCAAAGAAAAATGTTAATAGATCTATAGGCCTACGATGACCTCTCCTAGGACAATGGTGCTCGATGTTGTCCCTTACCATCGCTTGTCTCCTTATCATTTTTCGTTTAACAGTGAGCACTACCTGAGTTGATATTACTTATCCCTTAAACTTCAAGTAAATTCATATACTTCACGTTATTATTTTAatctattattaatatttttaattttaaaaagtaattatttttggtggactaaaaagaatgaaaaagtaatCTTTATTTTATGATATGTCATGTTGGTAAGAAGTTTAACGTTGATGTAACATTCAACgaacaaaaaagaattagaaaaaagGAATAGTAAAAAAAGGTTGAGAAtcaaagttaaattttttcttaataattatttttataaacagatctaaatagaaaaataatctaagatattgaatgaaattgaaccaaaaaaaagaaaaaggattaaAATGAAGAAGTACTCGAAGATTTTAgatataaatgataaaaaaaaataaaagaaggactaaaataaaaaagtaatcaaaCTTAGAACAACAAATGTATACTTTCCCTTTGATTAACTAAAAATCAGTAGTAGTTCAGCTCATTCTCCCGTTGTTTACggtctctctttcttcttcacaCATCCTCTCCCCCCACCCTCTCTCCCCCTTCCTCTCTGGCAGACACCATAACGACTCGGTACGATCTGCCTCGGTTGACTCACGGCGCCTCACGGCGCCGCCGCCTCCCGTCCTCAGCTCAGCTCCGTTGCTCCACAAGGTATCATTCGGAACTCTCCTCCTTCTTGCCGTCCGTTCAGTGCCGGTGCGTCTCTTGTTCTCCGACATGTGAAATTTCGCGCTTCGATCTTGTATCTAGCCGCTCGTAGCTTCTGTCGATTGAGGTCGGGATTGGGTATTTAACGATCCGTGATTCTTCGTCGGAGAACCTTGAGCTGATCTGGAGTTTGGTTGATTCTAGCTCTTGAGTCCATGAGGAAGACTACTGTGAGCAGCAGTAGCTGTTACGGTTCAGTTCTGATCTTTGTCTGCCTCTTCGTTTCGATTCGTGTCTATGCCGGTGATTATGTTCCCACTGATAAGTACCTGCTGAATTGTGGGGCGAATTCGAAGGCTACCGATTCCGGTGGCCGTGAATGGACACCAGATAACAATTCCAAGTTCTTGTTGGCCACGGCTGAATCGACCACTGCAGAGGCTTCCGAGCAGGCCTCGTCGGTCGACACAGTCCCCTTCATGACAGCAAGGCTTTTCCACTCTGATTTCACCTACAGCATCCCACTGTCTCCGGGCCATAAGTTCATCCGGCTGTATTTCTATCCCTCCACGTACAACAACCTCAATGCAACCAATGCGATATTCTCCGTCACCACCGGACGATATACCCTTCTCAAGAATTTCAGCGCCGCCCAGACGACCGAGGCTCTTAACTATGCCTATGTGCTTAAGGAGTATTCCTTGAACGTGGTGGGTGATACCTTGAACATCACTTTCAGCCCCTCAAAGAAATATCCCAACACGTTCGCGTTCGTGAACGGGATTGAGATCGTCTCGATGCCTGATATTTATAACACTGTTGATGGGCAAACCATGATTGTGGGTACTCAGACTCCATTCATTGTTGATAACACCACGGCTCTCGAGCATGTTTACCGCTTGAATGTTGGAGGGAGTCTGATCTCGCCCTCACGTGACACGGGACTGTACAGATCGTGGTACGATGACTCTCCATACATCTATGGAGCAGCCATTGGTGTTACAGAGACTGCTGGCCCCAACATGTCAATTAAGTACCCTACAAAAATGCCTACTTATGTTGCACCAGTGGAGGTCTACCAAACTGCACGATCTATGGGGCCAAATGCGAGCGTCAACTTGCAGTACAACTTGACTTGGATCTTCTCGATTGACTCTGGGTTCTCCTATATGGTTCGGCTGCATTTCTGTGAGATTGCTGACAACATCACGAAAATAAACCAGAGGATGTTCGAGATCTTCATTTACAATCAAACTGCTGAGACCGAAGCGGATGCAGCGGGATGGGTCGGGGGCAATGGGATACCGGTTTATAAGGATTATGTGGTATTTGTTCCGACTGGGGTTCCACAGCAGGATCTGTGGCTTGCACTTCATCCACAGACATCTCTGAAGTCTGAGTATTATGATGCGATTTTGAATGGAGTGGAGATATTCAAGATAAGCGATGTCAATGGGAATCTTGCAGGGCCTAATCCTATTCCAGCTCCAAAGCAAGCAATCATCGATCCCACAGGGGTAGGATCATCAGGAGGATCTGGTAAATCGAAGAGTCAGATAGGAATTATTGCAGGAGGGGTTGGTGGTGGAGTTGTTTTGGCTCTTTTAATTGGTTTCTTTGTAGTTGGTGCTTCCCGAAGACGTAGACAGAACAAGGATTCGAATGCAAGTGATGGCCCCTCAGGGTGGCTTCCCCTTTCTCTTTATGGAAACTCACACTCTGCCGGTTCAGCAAAGACAAACACAACAGGAAGTTATGCATCTTCCCTTCCTTCGAATCTTTGCCGCCATTTCTCCTTCGCAGAGATTAAAGCTGCCACTAACAACTTTGATGAGGCTTTGCTCCTCGGAGTGGGAGGTTTCGGCAAGGTGTACAAGGGAGAAATCGATGGAGGAACGACGAAAGTCGCAATCAAGCGTGGGAATCCTCTCTCTGAGCAGGGCGAGCATGAGTTCCAAACTGAGATTGAAATGCTCTCCAAACTCCGCCACCGTCATCTTGTTTCTCTTATCGGGTACTGTGAAGAGAACACCGAAATGATCCTTGTTTACGACTACATGGCTCACGGAACTCTGCGTGAGCATCTCTACAAGACACAGAAGCCCCCTCTCCCGTGGAAGCAGAGACTCGAGATCTGCATCGGTGCTGCACGTGGCTTGCACTATCTCCACACAGGTGCCAAGCACACCATCATCCATCGTGATGTTAAGACGACCAACATTCTCCTGGACGAGAAGTGGGTGGCAAAGGTTTCTGATTTCGGTCTGTCGAAGACAGGTCCCACATTGGACCACACCCACGTGAGCACTGTGGTGAAGGGAAGTTTTGGGTACTTGGACCCTGAGTATTTCAGGAGGCAGCAACTGACTGACAAGTCTGATGTTTACTCGTTTGGGGTCGTGCTCTTTGAAATCCTCTGTGCCCGTCCAGCGCTGAACCCGGCACTGCCGAAAGAGCAAGTAAGTTTAGCAGAATGGGCTGCTCATTGCCACAAGAAAGGCATTCTTGATCAGATCATAGACCCCTTCCTCAAGGGCAAGATTGCTCCCGAGTGCTTCAGGAAGTTCGCTGAGACAGCAATGAAGTGCGTGGCTGATCAGGGCATTGACAGGCCTTCGATGGGTGACGTGCTGTGGAACCTCGAGTTTGCTTTACAGCTCCAGGAGAGTGCAGAGGACAGCGGGAAGGGACTTGGTGGAATGGAGCTCGAGGGGACTTATGATGGAGCCATCAAAGGCAAGAAGGACCCCAATGCATCTCCAGGGTTCGACAGCAACGTCACCGACTCGAGGAGCAGCGGGCTGAGCATGAGCATAGGCGCCCGGAGCCTTGCGAGTGAAGACTCCGATGGCCTCACGCCCAGCGCCGTATTCTCCCAGATCATGAACCCTAAAGGGCGGTGAGATGGATGCGAATGAAATCGACCGTGTCCCAGTTCTATTTGCTCAATTCGGTCGAGGCGATGTCTTAACACGGTAAGAGTTAGTTTCCTGTTATCTTGCGCGCTCGCGAGTAAAAGTCTCTCTTTATGAGATTCTTCTTCCACTGTATACGcggttttctttctttcttatatgatgatgattcGACCCGATCAGTTAAATTATGTAATGTGTACCACTTAATATACCATTGTATGGGAGTGTGTAAAATAATGCATTTGTACTGCTATATTCCAAATCCTCTTTGGTCGTTCATATTTGGTGCGCTAATGAAATTTGCTTCTACGGAATAAAATGTAATaatattgagagaaaaaaactGTTATAACTAATAATATGATTTGTTTGTCAAAATGTCATTTTATTGTAGAAATTAGACATTAGAAAGAAAAACGTATTATACTTGCAAAGTAAAAATAGTAGAATGAGtacaatttaattattattttgaaggAATGCTTACTTGaacaaattaaagaaatattatcATAATGAAATGATTATCTCACTCATAAAAGCAGTACCAAATAAGCGGACAGAGTGGAACGAGGGGACaatttttccatttcattCCACTCCATAATCTCCGTCCATGCGTACCAAATGTAATTTTTGTGTAACCTATCGGTTGTCTCGCTAAATTTGTtcaaagagttttttttttcctttaattttcatttaatgtTTGAGGATAATCGAGGGGAACAAGTGGATGATTTGTCTAGAAAgggaaatatttaatatgtaCTCGATAATTCAATGTGAAATGTCATGCTGGTAATGTCAATGTGTTGGATGGAATGCCATTAGTGGAAGAAAAAGGGTCGAGACTTTCGTTTCTCGGAAGATGGACGGATGTCATTCATCAAGCAAAAGACGAGGAGGAGAAGACTCGGTCGTCTTGATCAACCATTAACACCGTCCGGCCAAATTGAAAGCAAAACGTACGATGACCGACCAAAGTCAATGAAAGGGTCAACACCAGCCCCGCTTCTCCGTATTATCTTCTCTCTGTAGTCCATAATATTGCTctgcaataaatatatatttataaaggATCTATTacctgaatatatatatacacacatatatgtaatatataattatatactctttgaaagaatgaaaataataaaaaagcaatataataaaataaacaatgaatttttatttttatttttttaaaaaaaaaagagaaaagaaaagattggAACGCGCTAATCACTGGCAAAGTCAGCAATACAATACAGTTGCACAACTGCGACGTCAATCACGTCATTTCCCCACTCAAACTAGCTCTCTCACTCCACTTCAGTTCACACAACGCTAGTAGGCTTATTAATTAACTAGTtattaattaagttaaaaacGTCCGTTTTgcagccatatatatatatatatatatatatataatattgtgCACGTTTCAGATAATTATACTACtattttccataaaaatgCTCATacaatattttagaaataatttttttaatatatattttaaaataaattaaaataataaaaagaaaaatcatgaacCTATTCGAATTAATAAGAGGAAACGAGCGTTTAGGTTGTAAACAATCTTGACAAGGGCAAATTTGTGTTGAAACTATCAGTACTCGAATTTGCAAGTAAAGAAacgaaaaaatataaaaaatagagaCAATTATACCTCGATGGTCACCAATCTTCAGGGTGTGCGGGTCCGagtatcatatattttttcgagATACCTGGACCCTACCCTATAGATGACATATTCCAAGAATTTGAAACTAGTTCTTACCCTATTAAATCCTAAAATCGGATCATATGCGAAACCTGTATTATATCACGAATTTCGGAGTCCATTTGGAACCTACACAATTTTTTCCATCTCTTCAAAGGCAACCTAGAGTCGCAGAGGTGGAAGGCTTAGGAGTAGTGGCAACTTGTGGGGAGAAGCAATGGCTCGTCGAGGAGCTTCCATTCGCGATGGAGCATATTCAAGAAGCAACAAAAAATGCTGCAACAAGTCGAGCCCTTCTCCGACCAGGAGCAACAACAGCAGTCACTCAGGAGCAATCGAGGCTCACGATGGTGTAGAAAGGGCAGAGGTCGGGCACACATCAAAGGAGGACGAGTTGAAGGGCCGAGCAGAGCTCAGGAGAAGGAGCGGCAGCCACGGGTGGAGCTGAGGAGGAGCGGCACCCTCGATGGAATTGAAGAGGAGCGACAACTACGGGCAATGCTCGATTTGACAAGCCGCGGCTTCGATCGACTGGGAGGGGGGGCTGGGGGCTGGGCGTGGGCGTGGGCGATGTTATAACCGCTTGAATGTTGGAGGGAGTCAGATCTCGCCCTCACATGACACGGGACTGTACAGATCGTGGTACGATGACTCTCCATACATCTATGGAGCAGCCTTTGGGGTTCCAGTGACTGCTAGCCCGAGCATATCAATTAGGTACCTTACAAAAATGCCTACTTATGTTGCACCAGTGGAGGTCTACCAAACTGCACGAATCTGCTAGAACCCACCTGTTGGGCAGAGTAGACCAGGAAGAAGCTGGAGCTGCCTCCGAATCAGAAAAGTCCCATATATTTGCAGAATTCGAATTCTCCGACCCGATGGGGTCCCGGAACTTGGACCAGAAAGCCGAA
This genomic window contains:
- the LOC116198160 gene encoding receptor-like protein kinase FERONIA; translated protein: MRKTTVSSSSCYGSVLIFVCLFVSIRVYAGDYVPTDKYLLNCGANSKATDSGGREWTPDNNSKFLLATAESTTAEASEQASSVDTVPFMTARLFHSDFTYSIPLSPGHKFIRLYFYPSTYNNLNATNAIFSVTTGRYTLLKNFSAAQTTEALNYAYVLKEYSLNVVGDTLNITFSPSKKYPNTFAFVNGIEIVSMPDIYNTVDGQTMIVGTQTPFIVDNTTALEHVYRLNVGGSLISPSRDTGLYRSWYDDSPYIYGAAIGVTETAGPNMSIKYPTKMPTYVAPVEVYQTARSMGPNASVNLQYNLTWIFSIDSGFSYMVRLHFCEIADNITKINQRMFEIFIYNQTAETEADAAGWVGGNGIPVYKDYVVFVPTGVPQQDLWLALHPQTSLKSEYYDAILNGVEIFKISDVNGNLAGPNPIPAPKQAIIDPTGVGSSGGSGKSKSQIGIIAGGVGGGVVLALLIGFFVVGASRRRRQNKDSNASDGPSGWLPLSLYGNSHSAGSAKTNTTGSYASSLPSNLCRHFSFAEIKAATNNFDEALLLGVGGFGKVYKGEIDGGTTKVAIKRGNPLSEQGEHEFQTEIEMLSKLRHRHLVSLIGYCEENTEMILVYDYMAHGTLREHLYKTQKPPLPWKQRLEICIGAARGLHYLHTGAKHTIIHRDVKTTNILLDEKWVAKVSDFGLSKTGPTLDHTHVSTVVKGSFGYLDPEYFRRQQLTDKSDVYSFGVVLFEILCARPALNPALPKEQVSLAEWAAHCHKKGILDQIIDPFLKGKIAPECFRKFAETAMKCVADQGIDRPSMGDVLWNLEFALQLQESAEDSGKGLGGMELEGTYDGAIKGKKDPNASPGFDSNVTDSRSSGLSMSIGARSLASEDSDGLTPSAVFSQIMNPKGR
- the LOC116198170 gene encoding tubby-like protein 8, translated to MLGDKENSAPAPTNGSSAALKKPSSPSKCLSSDKLKVLKPSSLQFCMQMNGPDSAFWSKFRDPIGSENSNSANIWDFSDSEAAPASSWSTLPNRWVLADSCSLVDLHWCNISRHFCKVPN